The sequence below is a genomic window from Methanosarcinales archaeon Met12.
AGACCAAAGCGCCGCATGCGATTTGATATGGGTGAATCGTCTCGGCGAGGAGCACGGACGCCTGGATGATAGCAAATACCGGTATTAGAAGTGCGAAGAAGCCCGTCTTCGATGCTTCCAGTTCTTTGAGCGCCTCGAAATATAATAATGTTCCTATCACCGTACAAATGACTGCCAACACAAGGATAGCAGACCAGGTTACCGCCGAATATAAGAAGTTGACAGGTTCCGTCAATATCGAGATTATGTTCAATAATACCGTTCCCATGAGCGTGCTGACCGTCAAAATTAGCAGGGGGCTGTTGTTCTCCAGGAGCTTCTTGCCGATGATGGCATAAATGGAATAGCATATCGCCGAGGATATGAGCATCAAATTGCCATAAAAAAGAGGAGAGCCATTGCCGATGGTTGAAAAATCTCCATTGGTCGATATGATGACGACGCCTATGGAGGAGATGAACAAACCAGACAGTTTTTTGTATCCAAGCGACTCGCGCAAAAATATCGCCGCCAGGATTAACGTGAACGCAGGGCTACTGTTTTGCAAAATGCTCGCCATGGAGGCGCTCACGTAAAGCATCCCCAAGTTCTGCAGTATATTTGGGATGGGGA
It includes:
- a CDS encoding DMT family transporter, with translation MNSLKTYATILIAMMLWSATFVLVKIGLEEVTPIYLAALRFSIATMILVGFALVQFEIREIEQFTKNNFVTLLALGIVGIPIPNILQNLGMLYVSASMASILQNSSPAFTLILAAIFLRESLGYKKLSGLFISSIGVVIISTNGDFSTIGNGSPLFYGNLMLISSAICYSIYAIIGKKLLENNSPLLILTVSTLMGTVLLNIISILTEPVNFLYSAVTWSAILVLAVICTVIGTLLYFEALKELEASKTGFFALLIPVFAIIQASVLLAETIHPYQIACGALVLLGIWIAQME